Genomic window (Pseudomonadota bacterium):
TCTCTTCTACTTCTTTTTTCTCTTCTTCATTGAGCAGGGAGACTTCCCCTTTAGCAACGGATTTCAGTGGTTTTTCATCGTAGGTGGTCAGTCCCTGCAGCACCCATTCATCCACCGGGTCAGTCATAAGCAGGACTTCATAGCCTTTGGTTTTAAGCGCTTCCAGGTGCGGCGAGTTGGCCAGCATCTCCCGGCTGCTGCCGGTAATATAGTAAATTTCTTTCTGGCCTTCAGGCATCCTGGAACAATACTCTTTAAGGGTCGTCAATTCATCACCATTCGTGCCGGCAAACAGCAGCAGTTCCTTCAGGGCTTCCTGGTTGTCAAAATCGTAATGAATACCTTCTTTGAGCACCGCTCCGAAAGCCTGCCAGAATTTCAGGTATTTTTCCCGATCCTTTTCCAGTATTTCCTTAAGATTCCCCAGTACTTTTTTGACCAGATTTTTCCTGATCATGGTCATCAGCCGGTCGTGCTGAAGAATTTCCCGGGATACATTCAGGGAAAGATCGGCAGAATCCACCACCCCCTTGATAAAACGAAGGTAAGCCGGCATCAGCTCTTCACAGTTATCCATGATGAAAATCCGCTTGACATAAAGCTGCATCCCCGATTTTTTCTCCGGCATGAAAAGATCCATTCCCGCCTGGGAAGGAATATACATCAGGGCATTATATTCAGTTTTGCCTTCGGCATTGATGTGGATAGTTTCCAAAGGATCAGTCCAGTCATGGCTCAAATGACGATAAAACTCTTTATATTCATCTTCCGTCACTTCACTCTTACGCTTGTTCCACACCGGCTTCATTGAATTAAGGGTTTCCTCGGTTACCTTCTTCACCGGCTCGGCATCTTCGACAGGTTTGCCATCTTTGTCCGTCGGCACTTCCTCCCGTTCAATATCCATACAGATAGGATAGGTAACAAAATCAGAATACTTCTTGACGGTTGAACGAATCTCCCATTCTTTGGTGAAATCCTGGTCTCCGTCTTCTACCTCACGAAGGTAAACGGTTACCGTGGTTCCGCGTTCTGCCCGGTCACAATCTTCAATGGTATAGCTGCCACCACCGGCAGATTCCCAACGAATTGCTTCACTGGAACCGGCTGGACGGGTTGTCAGCACCACCCGCTCGGCCACCATAAAACTTGAGTAAAATCCGACGCCGAACTGGCCGATCAAATCCGACGAC
Coding sequences:
- the htpG gene encoding molecular chaperone HtpG; its protein translation is MTKETRQFETETQKLLDLMIHSLYSHKEIFLRELISNASDALDTLRFKAQTDQVLLEGDNDFKIRIDVDPEARSISVSDNGIGMTRDEVVEHIGTIAKSGTSTLLEAMAKKDKEELSSDLIGQFGVGFYSSFMVAERVVLTTRPAGSSEAIRWESAGGGSYTIEDCDRAERGTTVTVYLREVEDGDQDFTKEWEIRSTVKKYSDFVTYPICMDIEREEVPTDKDGKPVEDAEPVKKVTEETLNSMKPVWNKRKSEVTEDEYKEFYRHLSHDWTDPLETIHINAEGKTEYNALMYIPSQAGMDLFMPEKKSGMQLYVKRIFIMDNCEELMPAYLRFIKGVVDSADLSLNVSREILQHDRLMTMIRKNLVKKVLGNLKEILEKDREKYLKFWQAFGAVLKEGIHYDFDNQEALKELLLFAGTNGDELTTLKEYCSRMPEGQKEIYYITGSSREMLANSPHLEALKTKGYEVLLMTDPVDEWVLQGLTTYDEKPLKSVAKGEVSLLNEEEKKEVEEKLKADEEQYASLLTFLKNNLKDKVKDAKLSSRLTDSAVCLVADEHDMSASMERLLRAAGQEVPETKRILEVNPQHELVKIMFDLYKENPSDPRLAEYSDLLLDQALLTEGSPIADPVKFSKLVAKLMVKAAGK